The following proteins are encoded in a genomic region of Opisthocomus hoazin isolate bOpiHoa1 chromosome 4, bOpiHoa1.hap1, whole genome shotgun sequence:
- the LOC104328661 gene encoding putative G-protein coupled receptor 141: protein MIEQYRNSSDSSAFTHTNTMSTILITAYSVAFAGGGIGSITMLFVLVKMNTLSVTTTAIINLVVVHSLLLFTVPFRLHYYINKKWIFKMPVCKMVSAMVHIHMYLTFLFYVITLVIRWLIFFQWKDKVEFYRKLHAIAASAAVWVFVMVFVVPGFYFEYGRSGEYNETTCFKFHRELQQESVKALNYTIIVAVTCITCVLLGLQIFVLVKVVRKLSTSLWSHQEFWAQLKNLIFICVIIICFLPYHLFRAYYIQHVNDFEQLESYNEVFLSLTALSCLDLLSFELSGSRLFKQKVGTLRSRLSCC from the coding sequence ATGATTGAACAGTATAGAAACAGCAGTGACTCCTCTGCCTTCACTCACACCAACACCATGAGTACCATACTGATTACTGCCTACTCAGTTGCCTTTGCGGGAGGTGGGATTGGGTCCATCACAATGTTGTTTGTCCTGGTCAAGATGAACACTCTGTCTGTGACAACTACAGCCATCATTAACCTGGTTGTTGtgcacagcctcctgctcttCACGGTGCCCTTCCGTCTGCACTACTACATCAACAAGAAGTGGATATTCAAGATGCCAGTTTGCAAAATGGTAAGTGCAATGGTGCACATCCACATGTACCTGACCTTCCTATTCTACGTGATCACACTGGTGATCCGGTGGCTCATCTTCTTTCAATGGAAGGACAAGGTGGAGTTTTACAGGAAGCTGCACGCCATTGCAGCAAGCGCTGCCGTGTGGGTCTTCGTCATGGTCTTTGTGGTGCCAGGCTTTTACTTTGAGTATGGACGCTCAGGCGAATACAATGAAACCACATGCTTTAAGTTCCACAGAGAGCTACAGCAGGAGAGCGTGAAAGCCCTGAACTACACCATAATTGTAGCTGTCACCTGCATTACTTGTGTCCTCTTGGGCCTGCAGATTTTCGTCCTGGTAAAAGTGGTGAGAAAACTTTCCACCTCCCTCTGGTCACACCAAGAGTTCTGGGCCCAGCTGAAAAACTTGATTTTCATCTGCGTCATCATAATCTGCTTCCTTCCCTATCATCTCTTCAGGGCCTACTACATACAGCATGTCAATGATTTTGAACAGTTAGAAAGCTACAATGAAGTTTTTCTGAGTCTGACTGCCCTCAGCTGTCTAGACCTGCTGTCATTCGAGCTGAGCGGGAGCCGCCTCTTCAAGCAGAAGGTGGGCACCCTCCGCAGCAGGCTGTCTTGTTGCTAG